The following is a genomic window from Elusimicrobiales bacterium.
GCCGAGAGCGCCTTCACGCTGGCCTGCGTGGCCACCGGCATGAAAACCGGCGTCCGCACCGCGCCGCGCCGGGTTTGCAGCAGGCCGGTTCTGGCCTTGCAGGAAGATTCGCGCGCAATCACGGTAAAGGGGCGGTGTATCATAAAATCAGCATCGCATCGCCGTAGGAATAGAACCTGTAGCCGAGGCGCACGGCCTCGCCGTAAGCGGCGTAGAGATTGTCCTCCCCCGCCAGCGCCGCCGCCATGCAAAGCGGCGTGGAGCCGGGAACATGGAAATTGGTTACAAGCCCGTCAACAAGCTTGAATTTGTAAGGCGGATAGATGAACAAATCCGCCCAGCCTTCCCCGGCGGAAAGGCCGCCGTCTACGCAGAAAGTCTCCAGCGTGCGCGAACTGGTGGTGCCGACGGCTATGATTCTGCCGCCGGCGGCGCGGGCGCGGTTTACGGCGTCTGCGGTCTGCTGGCTTACGCTGGCGTATTCCGGCAGCATTTTATGCTTTTCCGGCGCGCCGGAAAGCGGGCGGAAGGTTCCCCAGCCCACATGCAGCGTAACCGGCGCGATTACAACGTCCGCGGCCTTCAATCCGGCGCATAACCCGTCCGTGAAATGAAATCCCGCCGTGGGCGCGGCTATGGAGCCTTCCTCCCGCGCGAAAACGGTCTGATAGCGGGTTTTGTCGGTTTCGCTTTCCGGGGGGGCGCCGGAATTTTTGCGCGCCTTGGCGATATAATGCGGCAGCGGCGGCCTGCCATGCCCGCGCGCAAATTCCAGCGCGTCCGGAACGGAAAACAAAAATATCCACCCGCCCTCCGGCGTCCGTTCCACAGCCTCGGCATGGGCGCCGCTCTCAAAAGTTATTTTCATTCCCGGCCTGGCGTCGCGACAGAGGGCGGCCCAGCGGTCCGGCGCGCCGCAGCGGCGGACCAGCAGGATTTCGGTGCTGCCGCCGCCGGGCTTGCGGCCCGCCAGCCGGGCAGGAAAAACGCGGGTGTCGTTTACTACAAGGCAGTCGCCTTTTTTGAGATATTGCGGCAAATCGCGGAAAAAGCGGTGCGCGATGCCGCCGGAGGAGAGAACCATCAGCCGCGCGCTGTCCCTGGGCTCTGCGGGAGATGCGGCAACCAGCCGCTCGCAGCCCAGCGCGGCAAATCTGTCAAGGTTCATTATGCCAGTTGTCCAGTTTAGCGCCCGGGTAGTAGAATTTCAGGATTTGCTTGTAGCTTTTGCCCGTCCAGGCCATTTTGCGCGCGCCGTCCTGGCACATGCCCACGCCGTGGCCGTAGCCGCGCCCGGAAAACCGGAAGCCGCCGCGCTCCGGCTGGATATGGACTATGTATGTGCTTCTGAATTCCGCGCTCATGCAGGCGCGCAGGTCGTGCATGTCGACATTGACGCCGCCGATATCGGTTTTGAACCGGAGGGTGATTGTCCTGCCGCCGCCGTTGCGCTTGAGCATCCGTATGGATTTCAGCTTCTTTACCGGTATGGAGGCCGCGCGCAGATAATCCAGCAGCTTTTCCTCCGGGACAAAAACCGTCCACGAATAGTCTCGCGAATACTTGCAGTAGGGGCAGTAGACGCCCTTGAGGGGGCGTATCTCGTCGCCGCCCCAGACGGACGGCGTGGTCCTGCCGCCGCAATTGGAATGAAAGAAGGAATGCACAAGCCCGCCTTTCCACATAAGCACCTGCCCGGAGGTGGCGCGGACGGCCTCCATTATCCTCGGGTGGTCCCTGTCGGCGCCGCTGTAGGCCTGGCTGCGAACGTCGGCAGTAAGGTCAAAATCCGCAAAGCGGTTGAGGCTGTACAGCGCATAAGTGCGCGCCACCACGGCCTGGGCCTTGAGGGCATCCTCCGGCCAGTCCTCGCCCATTTCCGCAGGCAGGACGCCGTAGAGATATTCCTCCAGCCCCAGTTCCTCTATGGCGGTTATCGCCTTGTCCGATTTTTTCTTGAAGATTATGCTGCCGCGGTAGCTTCTGTCGTTGACGCGGGTGAACCCGGCGGCCCCGTCCTGCGCGCTTATGCGCACTACGGGGCCGAAAACGTAATCGCCCAGCCGGATGCCGTTCTCGTCCGGGGAGACGGAGAGTTTGGCTCCCGCCGGCAGCGGCTTGCGCGCGCCGGAGGCCAGGTCCACCGCGCTGGCGCCGCTTGCGGCTTCCAGCACGGCGCCCTTCTGCGCCTCCACAATGCCTATCCGTATGATGCCGGAGGCGCCGCCCAGCCCGCCGCCGTCCGCGTCCGCAAACAATGCGGATGCAGAGCCAAGCGCCAGCGCAACGCACAGCGCGGTCCTGGCGGCAGTGCCGCGCCCGCCCGCAGTTTTAAGCAAAAACAATCGCCGTAAAATAGGTTTCACGAGTACACTTTATACCTTTTTCGCACGGGAGCCGCAACACCGCGCGATAGTGTATAATATTACGGGACAGGCGGATTTCGGGGAAATATACCTTTATGAACAAGCTCGGTTTAACCAAGCCGGACGGACGGTACATGTTTTTGTATTCCCGCCGGGAGATACCGCGGGAACTGCGCGCGCCAAGCCCGGACGGAACGCCCGTCAGAGCCGACCCGCATCTGCGCTGGCATCCGCTGCGCGGCGAATGGGTGGCCTATGCCAGCCACCGCAACAACCGCACCTTCCTGCCGCCCCCCGAATATAACCCGCTCGCGCCAAGCCGCCCCGGAGATTTCCCGACAGAGCTGCCCGCCGGAGAATACGACGCGGCGGTTTTTGAAAACCGTTTTCCTTCAATGGCTCCGGGCGCCACGGCAAAACCCGATGTCGGAGTGCCATCCCGCCCGGCGGACGGGGTTTGCGAGGTTGTGGTGTTCACCCAGGACCCCAAGGCCAGCCTGAGCGGGCTGGAACTGGAGCATCTGGAACTCCTCATAGACGTCTGGGCGGACAGATATGCCGAAATAAGCGCCCGCAAAAACATCCAGTACATCATGCCGTTTGAAAACCGCGGCGTGGAAATGGGCGTTACCCTGCACCACCCGCACGGACAGATTTACGCGTATCCGTTTGTGCCGCCCGTCCCGGCGCGGGAACTGGAATTGCAGCGCGAGCACCTTCAGCAGCATGGCCGCGGACTGCTTGAGGATATGGCCGCCGCGGAAATCGCCGGAGGCGGCAGAGTCGTGGCCGTTACGGAATCTGCCGCCGCATTCGTGCCTGTGTGCGCGCGATACCCTTACGAGGTGTGGGTGATGCCCAGGCGGGCCGCGCCGTCGTTTGCGGCGCTGGACGCGCGGGAGCGCAAAGATCTCGCGCGGACGCTGAAAACGGTGCTGATGAAATACGACGCGCTCTGGCAGCGGCCTTTTCCCTATCTGATGGTGTTCCACCAGTCGCCCGTCAACACGCGGGAGTATCCCGAAGCGCATCTGCACGCGCAGATTTATCCGGCGCTGCGCAGCCCCGGGCGGCTTAAATACCTCGCGGGAACAGAGCTGGGCGCCGGCATGTTCGCCAACGACTGCCTCCCCGAGGAAAAAGCGGCGGAACTGCAGGCCGTCAAAGTAAATGTCTGAAATCCCGGCAAAACTGGAGCGCGTGCGCCGCTCAATCGCCGCCGCCGGCATCGGCGCGGTCCGGCTGCGCGGGACGGACTGGTTCAACTGGGCCTGCGCGGGAGCCTCCCACACCGTGCTGCTTGCCGCCGAAACCGGCATAGCGCAGGTATTGATAACTCCCGGCAAGGCCGTGGTTCTCACCAATTCCATAGAAGCCGCGCGGCTCCGCGCCGAGGAGCTGCCCGCCGGTTTTGACATTTTCGCCCCCGACTGGCCCGACGAGGCCGCAACCGATAATTTCGTCCGGGCCGCAGCCGGATATGCGCCCGTGGCCAGCGACCGTCCCGCCGCAGGCGAAGCCGCGCTGCCGGACGGGCTTGCGCGCGTCAAACAGTCGCTGCTGCCGCAGGAGATAGAGCGCTACCGCGCCCTGGGACGCGACGCCGCAGCGGCGATGCGTCAGGCGCTTTCAGAGGCGGAGCCCGGCTGGAGCGAGCTGCTGCTTGCCGGCGCGGGCGCAAGGGCGCTGCTTTCGCGCGGCATAGAGCCCGCGCTGATACTGGCGGGCGGAGAATCCCGCGTTGGAAAATACCGCCATCCCATTGCCACAACCGCGCCGCTGGGCGGCAGGGCGATGCTGGTTTTCTGCGGGCGCAGGCACGGGCTTTACGCGAACCTGACCCGCTTCGTTTATTTCCGCGCCCCTTCGGACGCGGAACGCCGGCTGATGGACGATGCGGCGAAAGTGGAAGCCGCCGCCTTCGAGCATTCCCGCGCCGGAGCCAGCCTCGGGGATATTTTCGGAAAAATCGCCGCCGCATACGCGGACGCAGGATACCCCGGCGAGCAGCTGCGCCATCACCAGGGCGGCACGACCGGTTATCTGTCGCGCGAGGCAGTTGCGCGGCCCGGCTGCGAAGTCCGGCTTGAGCCGCAGACCGCGCTAGCCTGGAACCCCAGCCTTCCGGGCGCGAAAATGGAAGACACCGTCCTCCTCGGCGAGGACGGGCTGGAAATACTGACGGCGGACCCGCAATGGCCCCGCATGGAAATCTCCGGCAGGAGCAGGCCCGATATATGGATAAGATGACGGCGGTTACAGCTTCCGCGCCGGGGCGGGTGAACCTCATCGGCGAGCATACCGATTACAACGGCGGCTACGTGCTGCCCATGGCAATTCCGCAGCGCACCACGGTAAAACTTCAGCCCGTTGCCGGCAGAACTGTCAGGCTTTCCAGCGCCATGGGGGGAGAGGCCTCGGTTTGCGCCTACGAGCTGGGCCGGGAGGAACGCTCCAAAACATGGGCGGATTATATCAAGGGCGTAACATGGCTGCTGGCGCGCGAAAATCACATTATCGTCGGGTTTGAGGCCGCCATCGCCTCGGATGTGCCGATAGGCAGCGGCCTTTCCTCCAGCGCGGCGCTTGAGGTGTCCATGCTGCGCGCGCTGCGCGCGGCCTTCGGGCTTTCGCTTGACGATTTGACCATAGCCCGGCTGGGCCAGCGCGTTGAAAATGAATTTGTCGGCGCGCGGGTGGGCATAATGGACCAGATGGCCTCCAGCCTGGCGGGGCGTGACGCGGCATTGTTTATAGACACGCTGGACCTCAGCCACAGGCGGGTGCCCGTTCCCGAAGGCGCGGAGATACTGGTCATCAATTCGGGAGTGTCGCATTCCAATTCCGGCGGCGGCTACAACACCCGCCGCGCGGAATGCGAAAAAGCCTGCTCGCTGCTGGGCGTCAAACTGCTGCGCGAAATCCCGCCGGACGGCCTTTCCCGCGTTGAGGCATTGCCGGAACCGCTGAACCGCCGCGCTCGCCATGTGCTAACCGAAAACGAACGCGTGCTGCAGGCCGTCCGCGCCATGGAAAAAGGCGATATGGAAACGCTGGGTGAATTATTCCGCCGGTCCCACGTCTCCATGCGGGACGATTACGAGGTTTCAGTCCCGGAGATAGATTTGCTGGTGGACATCGCGTCGCGGCAGCCCGGCGTTTACGGCGCGCGCATGACAGGCGGCGGCTTCGGCGGCAGCATCGTGGCGCTGGCGCGCCCCGGGACCGGCGCAGCCGCCGCAGAAGAAACCGCGCGGGAGTACGGGCGGAAAACGCCGCACACGGCAACGGTTCTGGTCGCGCCCGGTAAATAGCGGGACACCGCAATTCAAAAGGAGCTGAATATGGGAATAAAAAAACTTCTGCCGCTGGCCGCCGCGCTGCTGTGCCTTGCGGGCGCGGCCTCCGCCGCCGGGACCGACCCCAGCCGCGGGCAAATACTGCTGGGCGCGGCATGGTATCCCGAACAATGGCCCCAGTCCCAGTGGGACCAGGACCTCGCCAGAATGGAAGCCGCGCATATCACCGTCGCCAGAATCGGCGAGTTCGCGTGGAGCGCGATGGAACCCTCCGAAGGCGCATATGACCTTGACTGGCTCAACACCGCCATACGCAAGGCCGAGGCGCATCACATTTACATAGTGCTGGGAACCCCGACCGCCGCGCCGCCGGCCTGGCTGACCAGAAAGTATCCCGAAACGTTGCGCATTGACGAAAACGGAAAAACCGCCGCCCACGGCAACCGCCAGCAGTTCTCTTTCACAAACCCCAGATACCGCGAGTTGTCCCGCAAAATAGCGGGCGAGATGGCAAAACGTTTCGGCAACGACCCCAACGTCATCGGCTGGCAGATTGACAACGAGTACTGCCAGCTCTCCTATGACCCGCACACGGCGAACCTGTTCCGGGGCTGGCTGAAGGACAAATACGGCTCGCTGGACAATATAAACAACCGCTGGGCCACACGCTACTGGAGCCAGACATACGACGACTGGAACGAAATCCCGTTTGCCCCCGCATACCACAGCCCCGCGGAGCGGCTGAACTGGGTGTGGGCGGGAACGCCCTCCGCCGGGCCCGACAGCATCAACAACCCCGCCCTGCGGCTGGAAGCAAACCGCTTCGGCAATGTCGTCTGGGCGGACTATCAGCAGAACCAGCTGGACGAGATACGCAAACACGCCTCCCCCGGCCAGTTCATCACCTCCAATTTCCTGGGATTTCTGCTGCCGGCGTTTGACGGCTATCCGGTGGCAAAAAATCTCACACTCGCCGCCTGGGACGATTACATCGTAACCGGCCACGCCGACCCGGCCTACAACGGCCTCCAGCACGACTACACGCGCGGCCTCAAACGCCGGAACTTCTGGGTGATGGAAACCCAGCCGGCCATGGTCAACTGGTTCGCCGTCAACAGCAGCCTGGACAAGGGCGAGACGCGCGCGCTGGCTTGGGAGGCGGTGGGCCACGGCGCGGACGCGGTGTCCTACTGGCAGTGGCGCAGCGCGTTAAACGGGCAGGAGCAGTACCACGGCACACTCGTAGGAGCCGACGGTTCGCCCGTGCCGGTCTATGACGAGGTCAGACAAATCGGCGAGGAATTCGCAAAAGCGGGCAAGCTGATTAGCGGGACCGGCCCCGTGTCCAAAATTGCGTTTCTCTACGCCCCCGAAAACCGCTGGGCGATTGACTTCCAGCAGCATACCGCCGCCTACGACCAGTTCGCGGTCCTGAAAAACTTCTACAAGGCGTTCAGGGACGTGTCGCAGTCCGTGGACGTAATCAATCCCGCAGAGAGTTTTGACGGCTACGCCGTCATCGTCGCGCCCAGCCTGAACATGCTGCCGCAGGAGACGGCGCGGCGTCTGGCCGATTATGTCCGGGGCGGCGGGCGTCTTGTGCTTGGCCCCCGCGCCGCCATGAAAGACGAATTCAACGCCCTGCTTCCGCAGCGCCAGCCCGGCTGGCTGGCGGACGCGCTGGGCGGGCGGGTGGAACAGTTTTACGCGCTTGAGAAAGCCGTTCCCGTCTCCGGCGAGCTGGGAAGCGGACAGGCAACCGTATGGGCGGAGCAGTTGAGCGCCTCCGCCGCCGGCGCGAAGACGCTGCTTTCATACGGCAAGTCCAACGGCTGGCTGGACGGCGCCCCCGCCGTGCTGAGCCGCGATTACGGCAAAGGCGGCATAACCTATATCGGCGCGGTTCTGGACGACGCGCTGCTCGCCTCGCTGGCGCGGCGGCTGGCAGGGGAAAGCGGGGTGAAACCGGCCTTCGGCCCGGTTCCCGAAGGGGTGGAGGTCTGCCCCCGCGAAAGCGAAAACGGACGGATATTCATACTTATCAATTTCGGCGGCGATGAGGCGCGCTTCGCGCTGCCGCGGAAAATGAAATCGCTGCTGACAGGCGAAGACGCAGCCGCGCTGACGCTGCCGCGCTACGGCGTGGTCGTGCTGCTTGACAAATAAGGGGCCCGACATGATACTGATTACCGGAGGCGCGGGCTATATCGGCTCGCATGTCAACAAGCT
Proteins encoded in this region:
- the queA gene encoding tRNA preQ1(34) S-adenosylmethionine ribosyltransferase-isomerase QueA is translated as MNLDRFAALGCERLVAASPAEPRDSARLMVLSSGGIAHRFFRDLPQYLKKGDCLVVNDTRVFPARLAGRKPGGGSTEILLVRRCGAPDRWAALCRDARPGMKITFESGAHAEAVERTPEGGWIFLFSVPDALEFARGHGRPPLPHYIAKARKNSGAPPESETDKTRYQTVFAREEGSIAAPTAGFHFTDGLCAGLKAADVVIAPVTLHVGWGTFRPLSGAPEKHKMLPEYASVSQQTADAVNRARAAGGRIIAVGTTSSRTLETFCVDGGLSAGEGWADLFIYPPYKFKLVDGLVTNFHVPGSTPLCMAAALAGEDNLYAAYGEAVRLGYRFYSYGDAMLIL
- a CDS encoding SpoIID/LytB domain-containing protein, producing the protein MLKTAGGRGTAARTALCVALALGSASALFADADGGGLGGASGIIRIGIVEAQKGAVLEAASGASAVDLASGARKPLPAGAKLSVSPDENGIRLGDYVFGPVVRISAQDGAAGFTRVNDRSYRGSIIFKKKSDKAITAIEELGLEEYLYGVLPAEMGEDWPEDALKAQAVVARTYALYSLNRFADFDLTADVRSQAYSGADRDHPRIMEAVRATSGQVLMWKGGLVHSFFHSNCGGRTTPSVWGGDEIRPLKGVYCPYCKYSRDYSWTVFVPEEKLLDYLRAASIPVKKLKSIRMLKRNGGGRTITLRFKTDIGGVNVDMHDLRACMSAEFRSTYIVHIQPERGGFRFSGRGYGHGVGMCQDGARKMAWTGKSYKQILKFYYPGAKLDNWHNEP
- the galT gene encoding galactose-1-phosphate uridylyltransferase produces the protein MNKLGLTKPDGRYMFLYSRREIPRELRAPSPDGTPVRADPHLRWHPLRGEWVAYASHRNNRTFLPPPEYNPLAPSRPGDFPTELPAGEYDAAVFENRFPSMAPGATAKPDVGVPSRPADGVCEVVVFTQDPKASLSGLELEHLELLIDVWADRYAEISARKNIQYIMPFENRGVEMGVTLHHPHGQIYAYPFVPPVPARELELQREHLQQHGRGLLEDMAAAEIAGGGRVVAVTESAAAFVPVCARYPYEVWVMPRRAAPSFAALDARERKDLARTLKTVLMKYDALWQRPFPYLMVFHQSPVNTREYPEAHLHAQIYPALRSPGRLKYLAGTELGAGMFANDCLPEEKAAELQAVKVNV
- a CDS encoding M24 family metallopeptidase, yielding MSEIPAKLERVRRSIAAAGIGAVRLRGTDWFNWACAGASHTVLLAAETGIAQVLITPGKAVVLTNSIEAARLRAEELPAGFDIFAPDWPDEAATDNFVRAAAGYAPVASDRPAAGEAALPDGLARVKQSLLPQEIERYRALGRDAAAAMRQALSEAEPGWSELLLAGAGARALLSRGIEPALILAGGESRVGKYRHPIATTAPLGGRAMLVFCGRRHGLYANLTRFVYFRAPSDAERRLMDDAAKVEAAAFEHSRAGASLGDIFGKIAAAYADAGYPGEQLRHHQGGTTGYLSREAVARPGCEVRLEPQTALAWNPSLPGAKMEDTVLLGEDGLEILTADPQWPRMEISGRSRPDIWIR
- the galK gene encoding galactokinase, with the protein product MDKMTAVTASAPGRVNLIGEHTDYNGGYVLPMAIPQRTTVKLQPVAGRTVRLSSAMGGEASVCAYELGREERSKTWADYIKGVTWLLARENHIIVGFEAAIASDVPIGSGLSSSAALEVSMLRALRAAFGLSLDDLTIARLGQRVENEFVGARVGIMDQMASSLAGRDAALFIDTLDLSHRRVPVPEGAEILVINSGVSHSNSGGGYNTRRAECEKACSLLGVKLLREIPPDGLSRVEALPEPLNRRARHVLTENERVLQAVRAMEKGDMETLGELFRRSHVSMRDDYEVSVPEIDLLVDIASRQPGVYGARMTGGGFGGSIVALARPGTGAAAAEETAREYGRKTPHTATVLVAPGK
- a CDS encoding beta-galactosidase, translating into MGIKKLLPLAAALLCLAGAASAAGTDPSRGQILLGAAWYPEQWPQSQWDQDLARMEAAHITVARIGEFAWSAMEPSEGAYDLDWLNTAIRKAEAHHIYIVLGTPTAAPPAWLTRKYPETLRIDENGKTAAHGNRQQFSFTNPRYRELSRKIAGEMAKRFGNDPNVIGWQIDNEYCQLSYDPHTANLFRGWLKDKYGSLDNINNRWATRYWSQTYDDWNEIPFAPAYHSPAERLNWVWAGTPSAGPDSINNPALRLEANRFGNVVWADYQQNQLDEIRKHASPGQFITSNFLGFLLPAFDGYPVAKNLTLAAWDDYIVTGHADPAYNGLQHDYTRGLKRRNFWVMETQPAMVNWFAVNSSLDKGETRALAWEAVGHGADAVSYWQWRSALNGQEQYHGTLVGADGSPVPVYDEVRQIGEEFAKAGKLISGTGPVSKIAFLYAPENRWAIDFQQHTAAYDQFAVLKNFYKAFRDVSQSVDVINPAESFDGYAVIVAPSLNMLPQETARRLADYVRGGGRLVLGPRAAMKDEFNALLPQRQPGWLADALGGRVEQFYALEKAVPVSGELGSGQATVWAEQLSASAAGAKTLLSYGKSNGWLDGAPAVLSRDYGKGGITYIGAVLDDALLASLARRLAGESGVKPAFGPVPEGVEVCPRESENGRIFILINFGGDEARFALPRKMKSLLTGEDAAALTLPRYGVVVLLDK